One Sanguibacter keddieii DSM 10542 genomic window carries:
- a CDS encoding glycoside hydrolase family 43 protein — protein sequence MSGSVEVNPIVLQRADPCVLRHDGTYYFTGSHPLYDRVVLRRADRLEDLQAAEEVTIWERHADGPMSHLIWAPEIHRVDGAWYVYLAAAPDDHGTVDVPGAAETFNHRVFVLENTADDPFTGEWVERGQVDTGWESFALDATSVVVEGVQYLVWAQQAFDVRGHSNIYIARMANPWTLATPAVMLTQPEHDWETVGFWVNEGPSVLVRGGRVFLTYSASATGVEYAMGLLTADLGSDLLDPASWTKSPAPVLVSDPSVGQYGPGHNSFTELPGGTPVLVYHARTYTDIAGDPLWDPNRHARAQVLPFDEDGNPVWGTPVADTRPVPTSQEVLPPGGM from the coding sequence GTGAGCGGGAGCGTCGAGGTCAACCCGATCGTGCTGCAGCGGGCCGATCCCTGCGTGCTGCGCCACGACGGCACGTACTACTTCACGGGGTCGCACCCGCTCTACGACCGTGTGGTCCTGCGACGGGCGGACCGGTTGGAGGACCTTCAGGCCGCCGAGGAGGTGACCATCTGGGAGCGGCACGCCGACGGCCCGATGTCCCACCTCATCTGGGCGCCGGAGATCCACCGGGTGGACGGCGCCTGGTACGTCTACCTCGCGGCGGCTCCCGACGACCACGGGACGGTCGACGTCCCCGGGGCCGCGGAGACGTTCAACCACCGGGTGTTCGTCCTCGAGAACACCGCCGACGACCCCTTCACCGGAGAGTGGGTCGAGCGCGGGCAGGTCGACACCGGGTGGGAGTCCTTCGCGCTCGACGCCACGAGCGTCGTCGTCGAGGGTGTCCAGTACCTCGTCTGGGCGCAGCAGGCCTTCGACGTGCGCGGTCACTCCAACATCTACATCGCCCGGATGGCGAACCCGTGGACCCTCGCTACCCCGGCCGTCATGCTCACCCAGCCCGAGCACGACTGGGAGACCGTGGGCTTCTGGGTCAACGAGGGACCGTCCGTGCTGGTGCGCGGCGGGCGGGTCTTCCTCACCTACTCGGCCTCGGCCACCGGCGTCGAGTACGCGATGGGCCTGCTGACCGCCGACCTCGGCAGCGACCTCCTCGACCCGGCGTCGTGGACCAAGAGCCCCGCGCCCGTGCTCGTCTCCGACCCGTCGGTCGGCCAGTACGGTCCCGGCCACAACTCGTTCACCGAGCTGCCCGGCGGCACCCCCGTGCTCGTCTACCACGCACGGACGTACACGGACATCGCCGGCGACCCGCTCTGGGACCCGAACCGTCACGCACGGGCGCAGGTGCTGCCCTTCGACGAGGACGGCAACCCCGTGTGGGGGACACCGGTCGCAGACACGCGGCCCGTCCCGACGAGCCAGGAGGTGCTACCGCCGGGCGGGATGTGA
- a CDS encoding ABC transporter substrate-binding protein, with protein MKRIPSLVAASLTLALVSLTACSSDGSSDADGPVELTFWHGYTEADGDVLEQIVDDFNAAHDGEITITTQVNPWAVIDDTFLPALSADNGPEIVAMPAERLPVYADRGAFVDLDDFYDADEATPALNTGALDMVTVDGTRYGVPTGFVPLTMFYNKALFDAAGVEVPTTWDEWVTAAEALTVDQDGDGTPEQYGLALADHATVGNGVWPSLFYGNGGAIVEDGKAVVDSPENAETLEFWHDAITAGKISPTGVDGVSGDGLFSSGRAAMYIGGPWMATVSEENGVDYGIAPIPAGPQEQAASAIGVSMALTEQADQAQQEAAQEFFSYFLSQQEATTWALGSGWPPLRTDVPASDVAENPVVAALTEQAALGRPLLPGVVNSTDVLTAVDTLTQRAMAGDPVDALLAEAQTAVQAALDD; from the coding sequence ATGAAGCGCATCCCCTCCCTCGTCGCCGCGTCGCTCACCCTGGCGCTCGTCTCCCTCACCGCCTGCTCGAGCGACGGCTCGTCCGACGCCGACGGTCCCGTCGAGCTGACCTTCTGGCACGGCTACACCGAGGCCGACGGCGACGTCCTCGAGCAGATCGTGGACGACTTCAACGCCGCGCACGACGGCGAGATCACCATCACCACCCAGGTGAACCCCTGGGCCGTCATCGACGACACGTTCCTGCCCGCCCTCTCGGCGGACAACGGCCCCGAGATCGTCGCCATGCCGGCAGAGCGCCTGCCGGTCTACGCCGACCGCGGCGCCTTCGTCGACCTCGACGACTTCTACGACGCCGACGAGGCGACGCCCGCCCTCAACACCGGCGCCCTCGACATGGTCACCGTCGACGGCACCCGGTACGGGGTCCCGACCGGCTTCGTCCCGCTGACGATGTTCTACAACAAGGCGCTCTTCGACGCCGCGGGCGTCGAGGTCCCCACCACCTGGGACGAGTGGGTCACGGCCGCCGAGGCCCTCACCGTCGACCAGGACGGCGACGGCACCCCCGAGCAGTACGGGCTCGCCCTCGCCGACCACGCGACCGTCGGCAACGGCGTGTGGCCCTCCCTCTTCTACGGCAACGGCGGCGCGATCGTCGAGGACGGCAAGGCCGTCGTCGACTCCCCCGAGAACGCCGAGACCCTCGAGTTCTGGCACGACGCCATCACCGCAGGGAAGATCAGCCCCACCGGCGTCGACGGCGTGAGCGGCGACGGGCTCTTCAGCAGCGGCCGCGCCGCGATGTACATCGGCGGCCCCTGGATGGCGACCGTCTCCGAGGAGAACGGCGTCGACTACGGCATCGCCCCGATCCCGGCCGGCCCGCAGGAGCAGGCCGCGTCCGCGATCGGCGTCTCGATGGCCCTGACAGAGCAGGCCGACCAGGCCCAGCAGGAGGCCGCGCAGGAGTTCTTCAGCTACTTCCTCTCCCAGCAGGAGGCCACCACCTGGGCGCTCGGCTCCGGCTGGCCGCCGCTGCGCACCGACGTCCCCGCGTCGGACGTCGCGGAGAACCCCGTCGTCGCAGCGCTCACCGAGCAGGCCGCGCTCGGCCGTCCGCTGCTGCCCGGCGTCGTCAACAGCACGGACGTGCTCACCGCCGTCGACACCCTCACCCAGCGCGCGATGGCCGGCGACCCGGTCGACGCCCTGCTCGCCGAGGCGCAGACCGCCGTCCAGGCCGCACTGGACGACTGA
- a CDS encoding DUF4411 family protein gives MYLLDANVFIQSYRAHYGFDIAPGFWEWLSRGGAVGMLASVRIIKDELDVGQDELTGWAVDHAPLFLAMDAATQPTLAHLARWTTSSSTGYTQAAQAEFLASGDYQLVAYAHAYNHTVVTYEVPAPGSKKKIKFPDACRALDVPCTGPYAMLREESARFVLEA, from the coding sequence ATGTACCTGCTCGACGCGAACGTCTTCATCCAGTCGTACCGCGCCCACTACGGGTTCGACATCGCGCCGGGCTTCTGGGAGTGGCTCTCACGCGGCGGGGCTGTCGGGATGCTGGCCAGCGTCCGCATCATCAAGGACGAGCTTGACGTGGGTCAGGACGAGCTGACGGGCTGGGCCGTCGATCACGCACCCCTCTTCCTCGCGATGGACGCAGCGACTCAGCCGACCCTGGCCCACCTCGCCCGGTGGACCACCTCTTCCTCGACCGGCTACACCCAGGCCGCTCAGGCCGAGTTCCTCGCGAGCGGCGACTATCAGCTGGTCGCCTATGCCCACGCCTACAACCACACCGTCGTCACCTACGAGGTCCCCGCTCCCGGGTCGAAGAAGAAGATCAAGTTCCCTGACGCCTGCCGAGCACTGGACGTTCCGTGCACCGGGCCCTACGCGATGCTCCGCGAGGAGTCGGCACGGTTCGTCCTCGAAGCCTGA
- a CDS encoding family 1 glycosylhydrolase, translating into MSAASRAPRWYEDGALHFGLGIEDTFVPQGGPGERPIDEYELTDHYARYSEDLGLASDAGATFMRWGVPWHRVNPERGVWDWSWVDRVVDRFGELGLRPVIDLLHYGTPLWLDGQFSNPDYPQVVAEYGVAFAERYGDRVTDYTPVNEPMIHALFCGVYGYWPPYLTGDEGLTTMVRALGEGFVRTQRGIADVLGDRATFMHVDASMRYAGDVHGEHRATAERLRHQAHLVEDLVTGRVVDQHPLVGVLRGHGMDDASLAWFADHAVRPDIVGVNYYPRISTELFEEGVHHGGGFADPRPAQDAGVDGLVEVLLEAERRHGAPVMLTETAVTAPVADRVAWLHESVAAIRTLRSLGHDIAGYTWWPVFDMYEWTYRHGTAPREEYLLTMGLWDLVEDGSGGLDRLRTPVADTFRALATDARANGALPEKRWAA; encoded by the coding sequence GTGAGCGCCGCCAGCCGCGCGCCGCGGTGGTACGAGGACGGCGCCCTGCACTTCGGCCTCGGCATCGAGGACACCTTCGTCCCGCAGGGCGGTCCGGGCGAGCGCCCGATCGACGAGTACGAGCTCACCGACCACTACGCCCGCTACTCCGAAGACCTCGGGCTCGCCTCCGACGCCGGTGCGACCTTCATGCGCTGGGGAGTGCCCTGGCACCGGGTCAACCCTGAGCGGGGCGTCTGGGACTGGTCTTGGGTCGACCGGGTCGTCGACCGGTTCGGCGAGCTCGGCCTGCGCCCGGTCATCGACCTGCTGCACTACGGCACGCCGCTGTGGCTCGACGGGCAGTTCTCGAACCCCGACTACCCGCAGGTCGTCGCCGAGTACGGCGTGGCCTTCGCCGAGCGCTACGGCGACCGCGTCACCGACTACACCCCGGTGAACGAGCCGATGATCCACGCGCTGTTCTGCGGCGTCTACGGCTACTGGCCGCCCTACCTCACGGGCGACGAAGGACTCACGACGATGGTCCGCGCGCTCGGCGAAGGGTTCGTCCGCACGCAGCGCGGCATCGCCGACGTGCTGGGCGACCGCGCGACCTTCATGCACGTCGACGCGTCCATGCGGTACGCGGGCGACGTGCACGGCGAGCACCGTGCGACGGCCGAGCGCCTGCGGCACCAGGCGCACCTCGTGGAGGACCTCGTCACCGGCCGCGTCGTCGACCAGCACCCGCTGGTCGGCGTGCTGCGCGGCCATGGCATGGACGACGCGTCCCTCGCGTGGTTCGCCGACCACGCCGTCCGGCCGGACATCGTGGGGGTCAACTACTACCCCCGGATCTCGACCGAGCTGTTCGAGGAGGGGGTGCACCACGGCGGTGGTTTTGCCGACCCGCGCCCAGCCCAGGACGCTGGTGTCGACGGGCTCGTCGAGGTGCTCCTCGAGGCCGAGCGCCGGCACGGCGCACCCGTCATGCTCACCGAGACGGCCGTCACCGCACCGGTGGCCGACCGTGTCGCGTGGCTGCACGAGTCGGTCGCCGCGATCCGCACCCTGCGCTCGCTCGGCCACGACATCGCCGGGTACACGTGGTGGCCAGTCTTCGACATGTACGAGTGGACGTACCGCCACGGCACGGCCCCGCGCGAGGAGTACCTGCTGACGATGGGCCTGTGGGACCTCGTCGAGGACGGGTCTGGCGGCCTGGACCGTCTGCGCACCCCGGTGGCCGACACCTTCCGCGCGCTCGCGACCGATGCACGCGCCAACGGCGCGCTGCCCGAGAAGAGGTGGGCCGCGTGA
- a CDS encoding carbohydrate ABC transporter permease, with product MSVATPAPVRTAVRPPAAAPRRRARVRVSTVVMTVGVAIATLVALLPLFIVLFTAFKPTAEVNAFPPTLLPDAWTTANFERIFSDLPFARLIGNSFLFAGGVTLFAVTFDALAAYALARIDFRGRKLMLVAIVATLMIPFQATLVPVYQIVSDLGWVNSFAGLIAPRAADAFGIFFLRQFFVALPRDLDNAARIDGASELRVFWQIILPNARPAILTLAIFIFVNNWNDLLWPLVFTTERDMGTITSGLTQLTGPGGIVPYGVMMAGSLVAVVPLVLAFMLVQRKFIESIATTGLK from the coding sequence ATGTCCGTCGCCACCCCTGCCCCCGTCCGCACCGCGGTCCGCCCACCGGCCGCCGCACCGCGCCGCCGCGCCCGGGTCCGCGTGTCGACCGTCGTCATGACGGTCGGCGTCGCGATCGCCACCCTGGTGGCCCTGCTCCCGCTGTTCATCGTCCTGTTCACCGCCTTCAAGCCGACGGCAGAGGTCAACGCCTTCCCGCCCACGCTCCTGCCCGACGCGTGGACCACGGCGAACTTCGAGCGGATCTTCTCCGACCTGCCCTTCGCCCGGCTCATCGGCAACAGCTTCCTGTTCGCCGGCGGCGTCACGCTCTTCGCCGTCACCTTCGACGCCCTGGCCGCGTACGCGCTGGCACGGATCGACTTCCGCGGTCGCAAGCTCATGCTCGTCGCGATCGTCGCGACCCTGATGATCCCGTTCCAGGCGACGCTCGTCCCCGTCTACCAGATCGTCAGCGACCTCGGGTGGGTCAACTCCTTCGCCGGGCTCATCGCGCCCCGCGCGGCGGACGCCTTCGGGATCTTCTTCCTCCGGCAGTTCTTCGTCGCGCTGCCTCGCGACCTCGACAACGCCGCCCGGATCGACGGTGCCTCCGAGCTCCGGGTGTTCTGGCAGATCATCCTGCCGAACGCCCGACCCGCGATCCTCACCCTCGCGATCTTCATCTTCGTCAACAACTGGAACGACCTGCTCTGGCCGCTGGTCTTCACCACAGAGAGAGACATGGGCACCATCACCTCCGGACTCACCCAGCTGACAGGCCCCGGCGGCATCGTGCCGTACGGCGTCATGATGGCGGGCTCGCTCGTCGCCGTCGTCCCCCTGGTCCTCGCCTTCATGCTCGTGCAGCGCAAGTTCATCGAGTCCATCGCCACGACGGGGCTCAAGTGA
- a CDS encoding DUF2971 domain-containing protein, with translation MENSHAPVWTGLPSAPSVVFHYTSAHGFLGMVQSGQLWATEASGLNDYSEIKEGESYIGDRWREERERFTGILGREKADIVDEFLSGSIVLADGLDGVFVACASACKDDANQWRLYADNGRGFSVELDTSVRLEISVPGQSGADHDPEWDLPSGEAVTEWAPVMYDKDSRNCAFEDLVTWASGIEDSTGGRHSEEDISSMDRDSRYIDNASRLGLSISRLAQFVKGPGFSGENESRLVVTPGYWTNPKIISFRASTVGIVRYLCIQAAETLDRHDEKSRGARVRTLPIRSITVGPAQNFELVRPSLEALLDRYGYRGVEIKRSTTSLRWT, from the coding sequence ATGGAAAACTCCCACGCTCCGGTCTGGACCGGGCTGCCCTCTGCTCCGTCGGTCGTCTTTCATTACACGTCGGCACACGGATTTCTCGGGATGGTGCAGTCCGGTCAGTTGTGGGCAACTGAGGCGAGCGGGCTGAACGACTACTCAGAGATCAAGGAAGGAGAGTCCTACATAGGTGACCGATGGCGCGAGGAGAGGGAGAGGTTCACTGGAATTCTGGGGAGGGAGAAGGCGGACATCGTCGACGAGTTTCTGTCGGGTTCCATCGTGCTGGCTGATGGGCTCGATGGTGTGTTCGTTGCCTGCGCCTCAGCGTGCAAGGACGACGCAAATCAGTGGAGGCTCTACGCCGACAACGGTCGTGGGTTTAGCGTGGAACTCGATACCAGTGTCCGGCTCGAGATCTCCGTGCCCGGTCAGTCCGGCGCTGATCACGACCCCGAGTGGGATCTGCCATCTGGCGAGGCGGTGACAGAGTGGGCGCCCGTGATGTACGACAAGGACTCGAGGAACTGCGCGTTTGAAGATTTGGTCACTTGGGCGTCAGGGATTGAAGACTCTACCGGTGGGCGTCACTCCGAAGAAGACATCTCTAGCATGGATCGCGACAGCAGGTACATCGACAATGCTTCCCGTCTCGGATTGTCGATCAGCAGGTTGGCGCAGTTCGTCAAAGGTCCAGGGTTCTCTGGAGAGAACGAGTCTCGCCTCGTCGTGACGCCGGGGTACTGGACGAACCCGAAGATCATCAGCTTTCGCGCCTCGACAGTCGGCATCGTCAGATACCTGTGCATCCAGGCAGCCGAGACTCTGGATCGACATGACGAGAAGTCTCGAGGGGCGCGCGTCCGGACCCTGCCGATCCGGAGCATCACCGTCGGCCCCGCCCAGAACTTTGAGCTCGTCAGACCGTCGCTCGAGGCTCTCTTGGACAGGTACGGGTACCGAGGCGTGGAGATCAAGAGATCAACGACTTCGCTGAGGTGGACCTGA
- a CDS encoding LacI family DNA-binding transcriptional regulator: MATGPEGRAAPTLRDVAQVAGVSFKTVSNVLNDHPQVRPATRTKVLAAVEQVGYRPNLAARNLRLGRSGVIGLAVPELGQAFFAQLADEVIRVAAEQDLVVLVEQTGGLRERELEALRNPRLSLTDGLLLAPLGLTQDDVLPDPAGRPLVVLGEPLFPGPVDHVTMQHEAAARAATEHLLGLGRRRVMLLGAHATERTGVAALRYAGYREALTAAGLAVDDDLVVPVETWDRSSGAEAMARVLDAGVRMDAVFAMNDDLALGALRSLQERGVAVPGDVALMGFDDVADGRYTYPSLTTVEPGRHDIARAAVTMLSERIADAGTGAIEPRLTAPEFRLVVRESTGG, from the coding sequence ATGGCCACTGGACCAGAGGGGAGGGCAGCCCCGACGCTGCGTGACGTCGCGCAGGTCGCCGGCGTGTCCTTCAAGACCGTCTCGAACGTGCTCAACGACCACCCGCAGGTCCGCCCCGCGACCCGCACGAAGGTGCTGGCCGCGGTCGAGCAGGTCGGCTACCGGCCGAACCTCGCGGCACGCAACCTGCGCCTCGGCCGGAGCGGCGTCATCGGGCTGGCCGTCCCCGAGCTCGGCCAGGCGTTCTTCGCGCAGCTCGCCGACGAGGTGATCCGGGTGGCCGCCGAGCAGGACCTCGTGGTCCTCGTGGAGCAGACCGGGGGTCTGCGCGAGCGCGAGCTCGAGGCCCTGCGCAACCCGCGCCTGTCGCTGACCGACGGGCTCCTCCTGGCCCCGCTCGGGCTGACCCAGGACGACGTCCTGCCCGACCCGGCCGGTCGACCGCTGGTGGTCCTCGGCGAGCCGCTGTTCCCCGGGCCGGTCGACCACGTGACCATGCAGCACGAGGCTGCGGCCCGCGCCGCCACCGAGCACCTGCTCGGGCTGGGGCGCCGCCGCGTCATGCTGCTCGGCGCGCACGCGACCGAACGCACCGGGGTGGCCGCCCTGCGCTACGCGGGGTACCGAGAAGCCCTCACAGCCGCCGGCCTCGCCGTGGACGACGACCTCGTGGTCCCGGTCGAGACCTGGGACCGCAGCAGCGGCGCCGAGGCCATGGCCCGGGTGCTCGACGCCGGAGTGCGGATGGACGCGGTCTTCGCGATGAACGACGACCTCGCGCTCGGCGCGCTGCGGTCGCTCCAGGAGCGCGGCGTGGCCGTGCCCGGCGACGTCGCCCTCATGGGCTTCGACGACGTCGCCGACGGCCGGTACACCTACCCGAGCCTCACGACGGTCGAGCCCGGGCGGCACGACATCGCCCGCGCCGCGGTGACGATGCTGTCGGAGCGGATCGCCGACGCCGGCACCGGGGCGATCGAGCCCCGCCTCACCGCACCAGAGTTCCGGCTCGTCGTCCGGGAGTCGACAGGCGGCTGA
- a CDS encoding methyl-accepting chemotaxis protein, giving the protein MADREATNRWVTLTAAALALVIGASLAWVVARGIVRRLHAVRDALRGLADGDLTVRVDVDSADETGQMAEALNEASGNVAALVRDISATTTALASASQDLETVSASVAAASDRASQQADDVTRAAAGVSENVSTVAAGSYEMETSIREISRNANQAAEVAATAVSAAQKTDTAVVSLADSSTEISNVVRLITAIADQTNLLALNATIEAARAGEAGKGFAVVAGEVKELAQETARATDEISRRVDAIRTDSQGAADAIREIGQIVASINDYQMSIASAVEEQTATTNESGRNITEAASGSVQIASHISGVAESTGEVARGIVQARESIEGLAALARELSSQVARFRH; this is encoded by the coding sequence GTGGCCGACCGCGAGGCGACCAACCGGTGGGTCACGCTCACCGCTGCTGCGCTCGCCCTCGTCATCGGCGCGTCGCTCGCCTGGGTCGTAGCCCGCGGCATCGTCCGCCGCCTGCACGCCGTCCGTGACGCGCTGCGGGGCCTGGCCGACGGCGACCTCACCGTCCGTGTCGACGTCGACTCCGCCGACGAGACCGGCCAGATGGCCGAGGCGCTCAACGAGGCGTCCGGCAACGTCGCGGCCCTCGTCCGAGACATCTCCGCGACCACCACGGCTCTCGCGAGCGCCAGCCAAGACCTCGAGACCGTCTCGGCGTCGGTGGCCGCCGCCTCCGACCGCGCCTCGCAGCAGGCCGACGACGTCACGCGTGCCGCTGCGGGCGTCTCGGAGAACGTCTCGACCGTCGCCGCCGGCTCCTACGAGATGGAGACCTCCATCCGGGAGATCTCCCGGAACGCCAACCAGGCCGCCGAGGTCGCCGCGACCGCCGTGAGCGCCGCGCAGAAGACGGACACCGCCGTGGTGAGCCTCGCGGACTCGAGCACCGAGATCAGCAACGTGGTCCGCCTCATCACCGCCATCGCCGACCAGACCAACCTGCTGGCGCTCAACGCGACCATCGAGGCGGCACGCGCCGGTGAGGCCGGCAAGGGCTTCGCCGTGGTCGCCGGCGAGGTCAAGGAGCTCGCGCAGGAGACTGCCCGGGCCACCGACGAGATCTCCCGGCGCGTCGACGCGATCCGCACCGACTCGCAGGGCGCGGCCGACGCCATCCGCGAGATCGGGCAGATCGTCGCGTCGATCAACGACTACCAGATGTCCATCGCCTCGGCCGTCGAGGAGCAGACCGCGACCACCAACGAGTCCGGCCGCAACATCACCGAGGCCGCCAGCGGGTCCGTGCAGATCGCGTCGCACATCTCCGGAGTCGCCGAGTCGACCGGCGAGGTCGCCCGCGGCATCGTCCAGGCTCGGGAGAGCATCGAGGGGCTGGCAGCCCTGGCCCGCGAGCTGAGCTCGCAGGTGGCGCGGTTCCGGCACTGA
- a CDS encoding tetratricopeptide repeat protein: protein MSHERYDDVDEEVAFAVDGLLEGDVDALHDLGNALRRAGHHAAAATVFHEAQRRGVTDSLLNLGIAKMDLGEDDAAAVWFERSAEAGDVKGAFMAAQLAADTGDLARAESFYRRATVLPETAVRLAKVLRGLGRDEEARALVYETRFDSPESAVECVLRGLVVGDEGIALLESFVETDPLPVSVTLADLYEERGDVARARATLEDATLLGDENAQANLGILLLDLGEPDEARRFLTLSCESGDELACRVLAERGWHRAHPEQAEPPARGVRGIITGRAWRRPRRRPRQPPA, encoded by the coding sequence ATGAGTCACGAGCGGTACGACGACGTCGACGAGGAGGTGGCTTTCGCGGTCGACGGACTGCTCGAGGGGGACGTCGACGCTCTGCATGACCTGGGGAACGCGCTCCGCAGGGCAGGGCACCACGCAGCGGCGGCCACCGTCTTCCACGAGGCGCAGCGACGCGGGGTCACGGACTCGCTCCTCAACCTGGGCATCGCGAAGATGGACCTCGGCGAGGACGACGCCGCCGCGGTGTGGTTCGAGCGCTCCGCCGAGGCGGGCGACGTGAAGGGCGCGTTCATGGCCGCCCAGCTCGCAGCAGACACCGGAGACCTCGCCCGGGCAGAGTCCTTCTACCGGCGTGCGACGGTGCTGCCGGAGACGGCGGTCCGGCTGGCGAAGGTGCTCCGTGGCCTCGGTAGGGACGAGGAGGCCCGTGCTCTCGTCTACGAGACACGGTTCGACAGCCCGGAGTCGGCGGTCGAGTGCGTCCTCCGCGGGTTGGTCGTGGGTGACGAGGGGATCGCGCTGCTGGAGTCGTTCGTGGAGACGGACCCGCTCCCCGTGTCCGTGACGCTGGCCGACCTCTACGAAGAGCGCGGAGACGTGGCGCGCGCACGTGCCACGCTCGAGGACGCGACGCTGCTGGGTGACGAGAACGCGCAGGCGAACCTCGGGATCCTGCTGCTCGACCTGGGCGAGCCGGACGAGGCTCGACGGTTCCTGACCCTGTCCTGCGAGTCCGGTGACGAGCTGGCGTGCCGCGTCCTGGCGGAGCGCGGGTGGCACCGCGCACACCCCGAGCAGGCGGAGCCACCCGCCAGGGGTGTGCGCGGCATCATCACCGGTCGCGCGTGGAGGCGCCCTCGTCGACGACCTCGGCAACCGCCGGCTTGA
- a CDS encoding carbohydrate ABC transporter permease, giving the protein MTTAHVDRPRKRPYRAPAPLGGRGSSGVQRTRTGSRRSRSALAFLAPALIVLAIFVVWPMVSALQMSFTDASGFGQAEWVGLDNYTRIFTDPDIRDAVVNTVVYAVLFTPTAVVVALALALLLTSDRLPLRGLFRTALFLPFIISLAVAALAWSYLIDPQVGLLHYWLRGVGIDLGNVLQDPTLAMPAVALVAVWKNFGFYMVIFMAGLQEIPGSLYEAAKMDGANAWTRFWRITLPMLSSTTAFVLIFATIAALQAFDQIYVMTGGGPYGNTQTVVMEIYESGFRKLDLGFASALSYVLLLATLVLSIVQFVFFGRREEES; this is encoded by the coding sequence ATGACCACCGCGCACGTGGACAGGCCCCGCAAGCGGCCCTATCGCGCACCAGCGCCGCTCGGCGGCCGCGGCAGCTCCGGCGTGCAGCGCACGCGCACCGGCAGCCGACGCTCCCGCTCCGCCCTCGCGTTCCTCGCACCCGCCCTGATCGTCCTGGCGATCTTCGTCGTCTGGCCGATGGTCTCGGCCCTGCAGATGTCCTTCACCGACGCCAGCGGCTTCGGTCAGGCGGAGTGGGTCGGGCTGGACAACTACACCCGGATCTTCACCGACCCCGACATCCGCGACGCCGTCGTCAACACGGTGGTCTACGCCGTCCTGTTCACCCCGACGGCCGTGGTGGTGGCTCTCGCCCTCGCACTGCTGCTCACCAGCGACCGGCTGCCGCTGCGCGGCCTGTTCCGCACCGCTCTGTTCCTGCCCTTCATCATCTCGCTGGCCGTGGCCGCGCTCGCGTGGTCGTACCTCATCGACCCGCAGGTCGGGCTGCTGCACTACTGGCTGCGCGGTGTCGGCATCGACCTCGGCAACGTGCTGCAGGACCCGACGCTCGCGATGCCCGCGGTCGCTCTCGTCGCCGTGTGGAAGAACTTCGGCTTCTACATGGTGATCTTCATGGCCGGCCTCCAGGAGATCCCCGGCTCGCTCTACGAGGCCGCGAAGATGGACGGCGCCAACGCCTGGACCCGCTTCTGGCGCATCACCCTGCCCATGCTGTCGAGCACCACGGCCTTCGTGCTGATCTTCGCCACCATCGCCGCGCTCCAGGCCTTCGACCAGATCTACGTGATGACCGGCGGCGGGCCCTACGGCAACACCCAGACCGTGGTCATGGAGATCTACGAGTCCGGCTTCCGCAAGCTCGACCTCGGCTTCGCGTCAGCGCTGTCCTACGTCCTGCTGCTCGCCACCCTCGTGCTGAGCATCGTCCAGTTCGTCTTCTTCGGGCGCCGCGAGGAGGAGTCCTGA